In Luteitalea sp., a single window of DNA contains:
- a CDS encoding TraM recognition domain-containing protein — protein sequence MPHTISRGPDPRLAERQHAIAAVERWFQHDWLRLHERLRTSIVENVTVFLSLFDSDANVQYVFCPEQACYDPEANADGHLGRPLPPWRELLEQGKVLALNMPMSANPGLSRVIGTMLKLDFQRAVLNRIPRMAAHPERSWRDILFLCDEYQAFATAGAENPIGDDKAFALSREARLIPIVATQSISSLISVLPSETWRTVVQTFRTKLFLTLSDDLSLQYASTLCGRTPQLWPTYSLGETAHDAHVSLLTGHTSGDKASVSTSKSYGVRLEHAFEPRVFTQLRNAQAVALAYDGINPLPPTLCYLKPYYLDRSVSYFQHLADGTL from the coding sequence GTGCCGCACACCATCAGTCGCGGCCCCGATCCCCGCTTGGCGGAACGCCAGCACGCGATAGCGGCCGTCGAACGCTGGTTCCAGCACGACTGGCTCCGCCTGCACGAGCGGCTCCGGACGTCGATTGTCGAAAACGTGACCGTGTTTCTCAGCCTGTTCGACTCCGACGCCAACGTCCAGTACGTCTTCTGCCCGGAACAGGCCTGCTACGACCCCGAGGCGAACGCCGACGGCCATCTGGGCCGTCCGCTGCCCCCGTGGCGTGAGCTGCTCGAGCAGGGCAAGGTGTTGGCGCTCAACATGCCGATGTCGGCGAACCCTGGCCTGTCACGGGTCATCGGCACCATGCTGAAGTTGGATTTCCAGCGCGCCGTCCTCAACCGGATTCCGCGCATGGCGGCACACCCGGAACGCTCGTGGCGAGACATTCTCTTCCTCTGCGATGAATACCAGGCCTTTGCCACCGCGGGCGCGGAAAACCCCATCGGCGATGACAAGGCGTTCGCCCTCTCGCGCGAGGCACGGCTGATTCCCATTGTCGCCACGCAATCGATCAGCTCGCTCATCTCCGTGCTGCCGTCGGAGACGTGGCGGACCGTGGTCCAAACGTTCCGCACGAAGCTCTTTCTCACACTGTCGGATGACCTCAGTTTGCAGTACGCCTCAACGCTGTGCGGTCGGACCCCACAGCTCTGGCCCACGTATAGCCTGGGTGAAACCGCGCACGACGCCCACGTGTCCTTGCTGACGGGACACACGAGTGGCGACAAGGCCTCCGTATCCACGAGCAAGTCGTATGGCGTACGCCTCGAACACGCCTTTGAGCCGCGCGTCTTCACCCAGCTGCGCAATGCCCAAGCCGTCGCGCTGGCGTACGACGGCATCAATCCCTTGCCGCCGACGCTGTGCTACCTGAAACCGTATTACCTCGATCGCAGCGTCTCGTACTTTCAACACCTCGCGGACGGCACCCTCTAA